A section of the Marinoscillum sp. 108 genome encodes:
- a CDS encoding DUF3347 domain-containing protein has protein sequence MKKSNSMLVLILSVSLSLSLIACGNSNQNNQEESAKQHDHSAMSHEADHSMATGSEMSMEENKSITDLIDSYLALKTALVQDDSKAAANAGQKLAEATSGLDISTFDATKQAAIKEILEVLKEHGEHIAKSEIAHQREHFEGMTKDFMDLLVQVGTDRTLYQQYCPMYNKGNGGSWLSASQEIKNPLFGSKMLTCGSVKETISMK, from the coding sequence ATGAAAAAATCAAATTCAATGCTTGTCTTAATACTCTCAGTTAGTTTAAGTCTATCGCTAATTGCTTGTGGCAATTCAAACCAAAACAATCAGGAAGAATCAGCGAAACAGCACGATCACAGTGCAATGTCGCATGAGGCAGACCATTCTATGGCCACAGGTTCAGAAATGAGTATGGAAGAAAATAAATCTATTACTGATTTAATAGACAGTTACCTCGCTTTAAAAACTGCATTAGTTCAAGATGATTCAAAAGCTGCTGCCAACGCAGGTCAAAAACTTGCCGAAGCTACTTCAGGTCTGGATATTTCCACTTTTGATGCCACCAAACAAGCGGCAATCAAGGAAATATTGGAAGTCCTAAAAGAACATGGTGAGCACATTGCCAAAAGTGAAATAGCACATCAGCGAGAGCATTTTGAAGGCATGACAAAGGACTTCATGGACTTACTTGTACAAGTCGGCACGGATAGAACCCTATACCAGCAATATTGCCCCATGTATAACAAAGGAAATGGTGGGAGTTGGTTAAGTGCGTCACAGGAGATCAAAAACCCTTTATTTGGCAGTAAGATGCTTACTTGTGGTTCAGTAAAGGAGACCATTTCAATGAAATGA
- a CDS encoding efflux RND transporter periplasmic adaptor subunit yields MKNINRSTVIIAISTLAIGLILGWLIFGGTDKTSENEHIHNAGETKETIWTCSMHPQIRKNEPGDCPICGMDLIPLESETNEVDPMAVSMSPIAMQLAQVQTMKVGRDNTNKSLRLTGKVQADERLLYTQSSHIPGRVEKLTVNFTGDFVKEGQIIAYFYSPDLVTAQEELFEAKKIKETQPALFNAAKEKLKNWKLTDKQIDQILASEKTIELFPILANVSGYVTQKRVNLGDYVKQGEALYEIADLSKVWVLFDVYESDMSWINKGDAVSYTIQSLPGKTFNGAISYIDPVIDPKTRVAKARIETANKELLLKPEMFASGTIESKTNTSNTSLTVPKTAVMWTGKRSVVYVMQTSAQGIGFLMREVTLGPELGESYVIESGLQSGEEIAINGTFSIDAAAQLAGKPSMMNPEGGVAMTGHNHGGNQNTTMTNMPVNSKKTAISDEAKKSLVPLFDSYFKMKNALVNDDFEKAKVAGNEINSSLSKVNMNLFKGDAHTLWMQQSSVLKQSAQHLEHLSDIKALRASFIKVSKSMIAIAESFVPITTPVYLQHCPMADSNKGADWLSNKEEILNPYFGQAMLSCGENTKTIK; encoded by the coding sequence ATGAAAAATATAAATAGATCAACAGTCATTATCGCCATTAGCACACTAGCTATTGGTCTGATATTGGGATGGTTAATATTCGGTGGCACTGATAAGACTTCCGAGAATGAACACATCCACAACGCTGGTGAGACAAAAGAGACAATTTGGACTTGCTCCATGCACCCTCAGATCAGAAAAAACGAACCGGGTGATTGTCCTATTTGCGGAATGGATTTAATTCCGCTGGAAAGCGAAACCAATGAAGTTGACCCAATGGCGGTGAGTATGTCTCCAATAGCCATGCAGCTCGCTCAGGTACAAACCATGAAAGTTGGAAGGGACAACACTAATAAATCTTTACGTTTAACAGGAAAAGTACAGGCCGATGAACGGTTGCTTTATACGCAATCTTCTCACATACCAGGTAGGGTTGAAAAACTAACCGTGAATTTTACAGGTGACTTTGTTAAAGAAGGTCAGATCATAGCTTACTTCTATTCTCCTGATTTAGTCACCGCACAAGAAGAACTGTTTGAAGCAAAAAAAATCAAAGAAACACAGCCTGCATTGTTCAATGCGGCAAAAGAAAAGTTGAAAAACTGGAAGCTCACAGACAAGCAGATAGATCAGATATTGGCATCTGAAAAAACGATTGAACTGTTTCCAATTCTTGCCAATGTTTCGGGTTATGTTACTCAAAAAAGGGTCAATCTTGGTGACTATGTTAAACAAGGTGAAGCCTTGTACGAAATTGCAGACCTGTCAAAAGTATGGGTGCTTTTTGACGTCTATGAGTCAGATATGAGTTGGATAAATAAAGGTGATGCCGTTTCATATACCATCCAATCTTTACCAGGTAAAACCTTTAATGGAGCGATTAGCTATATCGACCCTGTCATTGACCCGAAAACAAGAGTAGCGAAAGCCAGAATTGAAACCGCAAACAAGGAATTACTGCTCAAACCGGAAATGTTTGCCAGTGGAACGATTGAGTCAAAAACCAATACCTCTAATACATCTTTGACCGTTCCCAAAACTGCCGTTATGTGGACGGGAAAACGCTCTGTAGTTTATGTGATGCAAACCTCAGCACAAGGCATTGGTTTCTTGATGCGAGAGGTGACACTGGGACCGGAGTTAGGAGAAAGTTATGTGATAGAGTCGGGTTTACAATCTGGTGAAGAAATTGCAATCAATGGTACATTCAGTATAGATGCTGCTGCTCAATTAGCAGGGAAACCAAGCATGATGAATCCGGAAGGTGGTGTGGCAATGACTGGTCATAATCATGGAGGTAACCAGAATACGACAATGACAAATATGCCAGTTAATTCAAAGAAAACAGCAATATCTGATGAAGCCAAAAAGTCACTAGTACCATTATTTGATAGCTATTTCAAAATGAAAAATGCGCTGGTGAATGATGATTTTGAAAAAGCTAAAGTAGCAGGAAATGAAATAAACAGCTCCCTTTCAAAAGTGAACATGAATCTTTTCAAAGGAGATGCCCATACGCTTTGGATGCAACAATCATCAGTATTGAAACAGAGTGCACAGCATCTTGAACACCTTTCTGATATAAAAGCTCTAAGGGCGAGTTTCATTAAAGTTTCAAAATCGATGATAGCTATTGCGGAATCCTTTGTGCCAATCACTACCCCTGTATATCTACAACACTGCCCAATGGCTGATTCTAATAAAGGGGCAGACTGGTTGAGCAATAAAGAGGAAATTCTCAATCCTTACTTCGGCCAGGCTATGCTCAGTTGTGGTGAAAATACTAAAACGATCAAATGA